One part of the Cyanobacteriota bacterium genome encodes these proteins:
- a CDS encoding ABC transporter permease has protein sequence MLKTLSQLDYLLRETLLGLRRGGWMNWAAVSTVTVLLFLFGLGLQASWQIDGLLGRFGSQLEVSVYLDSGVQAKVLVPLVNNIPGVVGVTTTSKEEAWKALVKDLGMADIQGATQQLNGNPLVDEMRVKATDSQQVPQIADRLRQLPGVNHVQYVDEAVQKIGELKQGLTWLGTVVTIVLTMTAIAVITTTIRLIVVARRREIEIMQLVGATRDWIYLPFVVQGMVFGIVGGFLAWGMLESLGYGLSKTLIQQPQFIRFLAEGLALSDRDRVLLPLVLLGFGASVGLAGSLLAVRRFARS, from the coding sequence ATGTTGAAGACCCTTAGCCAGCTTGATTACCTATTGCGCGAAACCCTGCTCGGCCTCCGGCGTGGTGGATGGATGAATTGGGCGGCTGTCAGCACGGTTACTGTGCTGCTATTTCTGTTTGGGCTGGGACTCCAGGCTTCTTGGCAAATAGATGGGTTACTAGGACGCTTTGGCAGCCAGTTAGAGGTTTCTGTGTACTTAGACAGTGGTGTGCAAGCAAAGGTGCTGGTTCCGCTAGTCAACAATATACCTGGGGTAGTAGGCGTTACCACTACCTCTAAGGAAGAGGCCTGGAAAGCCCTGGTGAAAGATTTGGGCATGGCAGATATTCAGGGTGCTACTCAGCAGTTAAATGGCAATCCCTTGGTAGATGAGATGCGGGTAAAAGCCACTGACTCGCAACAAGTGCCACAGATTGCTGATCGGCTGCGCCAACTGCCCGGTGTTAACCACGTGCAATATGTTGATGAAGCTGTCCAGAAAATTGGAGAGTTGAAACAAGGCCTGACATGGCTTGGTACAGTAGTGACAATTGTACTGACCATGACAGCAATTGCCGTAATCACTACCACTATTCGCTTGATCGTTGTTGCTCGTCGCCGCGAAATTGAAATTATGCAACTTGTTGGTGCCACCCGCGATTGGATTTACCTCCCCTTTGTTGTGCAGGGCATGGTATTTGGAATTGTAGGTGGATTTCTAGCATGGGGAATGCTAGAGAGCTTGGGCTATGGCCTGAGTAAAACGCTTATCCAACAGCCTCAATTCATTCGCTTTCTGGCAGAGGGACTAGCTCTGAGCGATCGCGATCGCGTGCTTTTACCCCTGGTTCTACTGGGCTTTGGAGCCAGCGTTGGCTTAGCTGGCAGTCTATTGGCAGTACGTCGCTTTGCCCGCAGCTAG
- a CDS encoding porin family protein — MNKYFQSIATISVLSVAAAMSIVSASAVSAQEVSTSAKGLQGSYVGAGISAGVTSGGQGNDGAAFGGNVQGRYAFSEAPVSLRGAVLFTDKSVALMPIVTYDLPVAPKTNLYAGGGYSFVTNQNAATPLGNQNAVVLTAGVESEIARNVVAYGDVKYGINAFKGSNASAASIQVGVGYRF; from the coding sequence ATGAATAAATACTTCCAGTCAATCGCAACCATTTCTGTATTGTCAGTTGCAGCAGCTATGTCTATCGTCTCCGCTAGTGCTGTGTCAGCTCAAGAGGTCAGCACCAGTGCCAAGGGTCTGCAAGGTAGCTATGTCGGCGCAGGCATTTCTGCTGGAGTTACCAGTGGTGGACAAGGCAATGATGGCGCTGCCTTTGGTGGCAATGTCCAAGGTCGTTATGCCTTTTCTGAAGCACCTGTTTCTCTGCGCGGTGCCGTGCTGTTTACTGACAAGAGTGTGGCTCTGATGCCGATCGTCACCTATGACCTGCCAGTCGCCCCAAAAACCAACCTGTATGCTGGAGGTGGTTATTCCTTTGTGACTAACCAAAATGCCGCAACTCCCCTAGGTAATCAGAATGCTGTTGTGCTTACCGCTGGCGTAGAATCAGAGATCGCCCGGAATGTTGTTGCCTACGGCGATGTCAAGTATGGCATCAACGCCTTTAAGGGCAGCAATGCCTCTGCTGCTAGCATCCAAGTTGGTGTAGGCTATCGGTTCTAG
- a CDS encoding histidine triad nucleotide-binding protein — MSNSTETIFSKIIRREIPADIVYEDNLCLAFRDIQPQAPVHILVIPKEPIAKLADVESKDHALMGHLLLTVKRVAEQEGLANGYRVVINCGPDGGQTVYHLHLHILGGRQMQWPPG, encoded by the coding sequence ATGAGTAACAGCACTGAAACCATTTTTAGTAAAATTATCCGCCGTGAGATTCCTGCGGATATTGTGTATGAAGACAATCTCTGTTTGGCATTTCGCGACATCCAGCCCCAAGCCCCTGTGCATATTTTGGTGATTCCCAAGGAACCGATCGCCAAGCTAGCTGATGTTGAGTCCAAGGATCATGCCCTTATGGGACACCTGCTGTTAACCGTAAAGCGTGTGGCTGAGCAGGAAGGACTCGCCAATGGCTATCGTGTTGTGATTAACTGCGGCCCCGATGGTGGGCAGACGGTTTACCACTTACATCTGCACATCCTGGGTGGACGGCAGATGCAGTGGCCTCCTGGCTAA